From Chryseobacterium shandongense, the proteins below share one genomic window:
- a CDS encoding DUF3871 family protein has product MDTQSFSKTPNITEVSVRHQEASVNLKLRSVSNTTSVEKKSTKDIFLDDNESFEDAEIFYPSKMNEESKPEPKNVVQAFLMPDSQEQNYDYTSAKLDKSGDNQHKPFIVANTSETTLYHLQNDCIIPVFSKDNEKTIAHQEFIEVVLSAVQKIFPHRSITEPEIRVSHQIKGRTPSAIHKPVKELLEHEKTIYYERMAFIIKIPSITDIVNGNELSLTVGGVRSYNLENLYNKKSLEKFKFFIGFQNQVCMNLCVSSDGFVEDMRVGSANDLYSKALEMMQYYNAELHLMEMKELTQDYLSEHQFAQLIGRSRLYQHLPKSEKQNIPLLNFNDSHINTMAKDYYEDKNFCRQEDGNINLWNIYNLFTEANKSSYIDTFLDRNLNAFEFSKGIQKALNGNSDYHWFLR; this is encoded by the coding sequence ATGGACACTCAAAGTTTCAGTAAAACTCCCAACATTACAGAAGTAAGTGTAAGACATCAAGAAGCCTCTGTAAATCTAAAGCTGAGAAGTGTAAGCAATACTACTTCTGTAGAAAAGAAATCAACTAAAGATATTTTTCTAGATGATAATGAGAGCTTTGAAGACGCGGAAATATTTTATCCCAGCAAGATGAATGAAGAATCTAAGCCTGAACCTAAAAATGTAGTTCAGGCTTTTTTAATGCCTGATTCTCAGGAACAGAATTATGATTATACCTCTGCTAAACTAGATAAAAGTGGAGACAATCAGCATAAACCTTTTATTGTTGCCAACACATCAGAGACAACATTATATCATTTACAAAATGATTGTATTATTCCTGTATTTAGTAAGGACAATGAGAAAACTATTGCACATCAGGAGTTTATTGAAGTTGTACTAAGTGCCGTGCAGAAAATATTCCCGCATCGCAGCATTACAGAGCCTGAAATCAGAGTTTCTCATCAAATCAAGGGTAGAACTCCTTCAGCTATTCATAAGCCTGTAAAAGAGCTTTTGGAGCATGAAAAGACTATTTACTATGAGAGAATGGCTTTTATAATTAAAATTCCTAGTATAACTGATATAGTTAATGGGAATGAACTTTCTCTTACAGTTGGAGGAGTACGAAGTTATAACTTGGAGAACCTTTACAATAAAAAGTCTTTGGAAAAATTCAAGTTCTTTATAGGTTTTCAGAATCAAGTTTGTATGAATCTCTGTGTAAGTAGTGATGGCTTTGTAGAAGATATGAGAGTAGGAAGTGCAAATGATCTGTATTCAAAGGCTTTAGAAATGATGCAGTATTATAATGCAGAGCTACATCTAATGGAAATGAAAGAGCTTACTCAGGACTATCTTTCAGAACATCAATTTGCTCAACTAATTGGGAGAAGTAGATTATATCAACATTTACCTAAGTCTGAGAAACAAAATATTCCTTTGCTGAACTTTAATGACAGCCATATTAATACAATGGCAAAAGACTATTATGAGGACAAGAATTTCTGTAGGCAAGAGGATGGAAATATCAACCTTTGGAATATCTATAATCTCTTTACAGAGGCAAATAAATCTTCTTACATAGATACTTTCCTAGATAGAAATTTGAATGCATTTGAGTTTTCAAAGGGCATTCAGAAAGCACTCAATGGTAATTCTGATTATCATTGGTTTTTGAGGTAA
- a CDS encoding multiubiquitin domain-containing protein, translating to MTKNKTDLRECYHSGVKPEIAYEYEFYINEQPHRTKKQIITGLDLHELAQTNSTTHFISMKTRANKTLIGPQVQINLTECGIERFTILPFEQQALDIHECYCAGSTPYITYKYIIKINGDKYEVNQEKITGLEILNIVGKAPDNHRVKMFSKGGKVLIGLQEVVDLTACGVERFVIEPLDCTEGFIRTDLPLQLIKEDLSFLEKFRVVNSISNGSSDWLVLRSCTLPDGYNVQNADVAFMIPKQYPAAALDMFYFYPPLSRADGLPIGALTLQAIEGKDYQRWSRHRTGDNIWDPETDSVGSHYDLMINCLKSEFKKR from the coding sequence ATGACTAAAAATAAAACAGATTTAAGAGAGTGTTATCACTCAGGTGTTAAACCAGAAATAGCTTATGAATACGAATTTTATATTAATGAGCAGCCTCACAGAACCAAAAAGCAAATAATCACAGGGCTTGATTTGCATGAATTAGCACAAACTAATTCCACAACACATTTTATAAGCATGAAAACTCGTGCTAATAAAACACTGATTGGTCCTCAAGTTCAAATTAACTTAACTGAATGTGGAATTGAGAGATTCACAATTCTTCCTTTTGAACAACAAGCTCTTGACATTCACGAATGCTACTGTGCGGGATCTACTCCATATATTACCTATAAGTACATTATTAAAATAAATGGTGATAAATATGAGGTAAACCAAGAGAAGATTACTGGTCTTGAGATACTTAATATTGTTGGAAAGGCTCCTGATAACCACCGCGTAAAAATGTTTAGTAAGGGAGGGAAAGTACTAATAGGACTACAAGAGGTAGTTGATTTAACTGCCTGTGGAGTAGAAAGATTTGTTATAGAACCTCTTGACTGTACTGAAGGTTTTATAAGAACTGACTTACCCCTACAACTAATTAAAGAAGATTTATCTTTTTTAGAGAAATTTAGAGTCGTAAATAGTATTAGCAATGGTAGCTCTGATTGGTTAGTATTACGTTCATGTACTCTACCTGATGGCTATAATGTGCAAAATGCAGATGTAGCTTTTATGATTCCAAAACAATATCCAGCCGCCGCACTGGATATGTTTTATTTTTACCCTCCTCTATCTAGAGCAGATGGATTGCCAATAGGAGCTCTTACTTTACAAGCAATTGAAGGAAAAGATTATCAGCGTTGGTCAAGACATAGAACAGGTGATAATATATGGGATCCTGAAACAGATAGTGTTGGTTCTCATTATGATTTAATGATTAACTGCTTAAAAAGCGAATTTAAAAAGCGTTAA
- a CDS encoding DUF6527 family protein has protein sequence MKKILRWLCDFFTFKKKIRLVLTNEFPRSFKHNIIYIEGDIKIKDYWYSKFVCPCGCGDILTLNLMSDSPPSWSLDINQQTNHFSFHPSIRRKIKCKSHFWITNSKIIWCRD, from the coding sequence ATGAAAAAAATACTTAGATGGCTGTGTGATTTTTTTACTTTTAAAAAGAAAATCCGTTTAGTTTTAACTAATGAATTTCCTAGAAGTTTTAAACATAACATTATATATATTGAAGGAGACATTAAAATTAAAGATTATTGGTATTCTAAGTTTGTTTGCCCTTGTGGATGTGGTGATATATTAACTCTAAACTTAATGAGTGATTCTCCTCCTTCTTGGAGTTTAGATATAAATCAACAAACTAACCATTTTTCTTTTCATCCCTCTATCAGAAGAAAAATAAAATGCAAAAGTCATTTTTGGATTACTAACTCTAAGATAATTTGGTGTAGAGATTAA
- a CDS encoding AAA family ATPase, producing the protein MQLKQSQRQQVKLRLGLSGASGFGKTKSALLLAYGMTQDWSKIAVIDTENSSASLYSDLGNYNVLDLQAPYSPERYIQAVELCEKSNISVVIIDSASHEWNGTGGCLDIHEKLGGRFSDWSQVTPRHQAFINKILQSNCHIITTTRRKIDYSLDVGSNGKTQVIKHGTKEITRDGFEYELTINFELINENHLAKASKDRTGLFMNKPEFIITSDTGKMILEWCNSGSQANPSQIFTPSSTRRNSMPKIDPKDAFECPETENGFIPSQDLSNTSELEVFESIGKCNTIQELYALYKAFPQFQASLKVDFEAKKSLITNLTNPQNFSQNGHSKFQ; encoded by the coding sequence ATGCAATTAAAACAATCACAAAGACAGCAGGTCAAGCTAAGACTTGGCTTGTCTGGAGCATCAGGATTTGGAAAGACCAAATCAGCTTTATTATTAGCCTATGGAATGACACAGGACTGGAGTAAAATAGCTGTCATAGACACAGAAAATTCTTCAGCTTCCTTGTATTCAGATCTGGGAAACTATAATGTATTGGATCTACAAGCTCCTTATTCACCTGAAAGGTACATTCAGGCAGTTGAATTATGTGAGAAATCCAACATTTCAGTGGTAATTATTGATAGTGCATCCCATGAATGGAATGGTACAGGAGGATGTCTTGATATTCATGAGAAATTAGGAGGTAGGTTTTCTGACTGGAGTCAAGTTACTCCAAGGCATCAGGCTTTTATAAATAAGATTTTACAATCTAATTGCCATATCATTACTACTACAAGGAGAAAGATTGACTATTCTCTTGATGTTGGAAGCAATGGTAAAACCCAAGTAATAAAACATGGAACTAAAGAAATCACAAGAGATGGCTTTGAGTATGAGTTAACAATCAACTTTGAGCTTATTAATGAGAATCATCTTGCAAAGGCTTCAAAAGACAGAACAGGATTATTTATGAATAAACCTGAGTTTATTATTACATCTGATACAGGAAAAATGATTTTAGAATGGTGTAATTCAGGCTCACAAGCTAATCCTTCTCAAATCTTTACACCTAGTTCTACACGAAGAAACTCTATGCCTAAAATAGATCCAAAAGATGCTTTTGAGTGTCCTGAAACTGAAAATGGATTTATTCCAAGTCAGGATTTATCAAATACTTCTGAACTAGAGGTATTTGAATCTATTGGAAAGTGTAACACCATTCAAGAACTATATGCTCTTTACAAAGCATTTCCTCAGTTTCAGGCTAGTTTAAAAGTAGATTTTGAAGCTAAAAAATCACTAATTACCAATCTAACCAACCCTCAAAACTTTTCACAAAATGGACACTCAAAGTTTCAGTAA
- a CDS encoding ThiF family adenylyltransferase produces the protein MKVSFKLTECQHNKLQIHLHPGDGLEAVAFGLCGRLNTEKTNILLLHELYLLPYNECERAEDFVKWKIDNVQHLLEKALTNDYAIVKFHSHGIKDSDFSKLDDISDRSFFECVYGWTDTEFPHVSIIMYPDGSFRGRAIDKKQEFHTLYSTNIVGDNINKTIYSDDILTPDFLEFTDRNTQAFGDKTTKILKSLKIGVVGCSGTGSPTIEQLVRLGVGELVLVDNDKGELANMNRIYGLTMDDVKTNELKVNSIKKHIDSIGLGTTVITLPFLVQEKQSVVNELASCDLIFGCVDSAEGRHYLNLISHYYLVPLIDIGVKLSADGNGGIDSINGNIHYIHPGSASLLERNVYSSKRLADEEVKRTDPEEFEKRQVYFDNTNVTSPAVISVNTLHSSLAVCEMLSRIHPYRYNENCKFDSTHINLCDWDISATSSPKSTSKFFDFNTLGIGNKQPLIRISS, from the coding sequence ATGAAAGTTAGTTTTAAGTTAACTGAATGTCAACACAATAAACTTCAAATCCATCTCCACCCAGGAGATGGGCTTGAAGCTGTTGCTTTCGGATTGTGTGGAAGATTAAACACAGAAAAAACCAATATCCTTTTACTTCATGAGTTGTATTTATTACCTTACAATGAATGTGAAAGGGCAGAAGATTTTGTAAAATGGAAGATAGACAATGTACAGCACCTGCTAGAAAAAGCATTAACAAATGATTATGCTATTGTAAAGTTTCATTCACACGGAATCAAAGATTCTGATTTTTCAAAGCTAGATGACATTTCAGATAGAAGCTTTTTTGAATGTGTCTATGGATGGACTGATACAGAGTTCCCACATGTAAGTATAATCATGTACCCTGATGGCTCATTTAGAGGAAGAGCAATTGATAAAAAACAAGAATTTCACACTCTATATAGCACAAATATAGTTGGAGATAATATAAATAAAACCATCTATTCTGATGATATTTTAACTCCAGATTTTCTTGAATTTACAGATAGGAACACTCAGGCTTTTGGTGATAAAACAACTAAAATTCTTAAATCATTAAAAATAGGTGTTGTTGGTTGCTCCGGAACTGGAAGTCCAACGATAGAGCAGTTAGTGAGGCTTGGAGTTGGAGAGCTGGTTTTGGTTGATAACGACAAAGGAGAACTCGCAAATATGAATAGAATTTATGGATTAACAATGGATGATGTAAAGACTAATGAATTAAAGGTTAATTCCATAAAAAAACATATTGATTCGATTGGATTAGGAACCACAGTAATCACACTCCCTTTTTTAGTTCAAGAAAAGCAATCAGTAGTGAATGAGTTGGCAAGTTGTGATCTTATATTTGGATGTGTTGATTCAGCAGAAGGCAGGCACTATTTAAACTTAATCTCTCACTACTACTTAGTACCACTTATTGATATTGGAGTTAAACTAAGTGCAGATGGAAATGGAGGCATAGATTCAATCAATGGTAACATTCATTATATTCACCCAGGTAGTGCTTCTTTACTTGAAAGAAATGTTTATTCATCTAAAAGATTAGCTGATGAAGAAGTTAAAAGAACAGATCCTGAAGAGTTTGAAAAGAGGCAAGTATATTTTGACAATACTAATGTTACTAGCCCGGCTGTTATAAGTGTGAATACTTTACACTCCTCGCTAGCAGTTTGTGAAATGCTGAGTAGGATACACCCTTACAGATATAATGAGAACTGCAAATTTGATTCAACACACATTAACTTATGTGATTGGGATATTTCAGCTACTAGCAGCCCAAAATCAACATCAAAATTCTTTGATTTCAATACTTTAGGCATAGGCAATAAACAACCATTAATAAGGATTTCCTCATGA
- a CDS encoding helix-turn-helix domain-containing protein: MNLINKEKFYEVIGSSIVNKRKELGLTQVELANKVGMSRTSIVNIENANQFPPLHILWEISFALETSIVEMLPNNAHDLFVIEPPKPLKDAILKTAKKEELSFDSISKINSFVLGI; the protein is encoded by the coding sequence ATGAACTTAATCAATAAAGAGAAATTTTATGAAGTGATTGGTTCCTCTATTGTTAATAAAAGAAAGGAACTCGGTCTTACACAAGTAGAGCTTGCAAATAAAGTAGGGATGAGTAGAACATCAATAGTAAATATTGAAAATGCTAATCAGTTTCCGCCTTTACATATTTTGTGGGAAATATCTTTTGCTTTAGAAACCTCTATAGTTGAGATGTTGCCAAATAATGCTCATGATTTGTTTGTTATAGAGCCTCCAAAGCCTCTAAAGGACGCAATTCTTAAAACTGCAAAAAAAGAAGAGCTTTCATTCGATTCAATCTCGAAAATAAACTCTTTTGTTTTAGGAATATAA
- a CDS encoding ImmA/IrrE family metallo-endopeptidase — translation MNNNIEAKAQDVLKKGNAYTLPIPIKNIIKDLDITLSPYDLGKDVSGVLVIDGNKCKIGYNSTESHVRQRFTLAHELGHYVLHRNKDQEVFVDNVSYMFRKSNAKTSKGYKIEKEANQFAAAILMPKDLIEDQIKSLTNEVISDHDLICELSKIFKVSQIAMTYRLNNLGYFYDF, via the coding sequence ATGAATAATAATATTGAAGCAAAAGCACAGGATGTGCTAAAAAAAGGAAATGCATACACATTACCAATTCCCATAAAAAATATTATTAAAGATCTTGATATTACACTGTCACCCTACGATTTAGGAAAGGATGTTTCAGGTGTATTGGTTATTGATGGTAATAAATGTAAAATTGGTTATAATTCAACAGAATCTCATGTTAGACAGAGATTTACATTAGCTCACGAATTAGGACACTATGTGCTACATAGAAATAAGGATCAGGAAGTCTTTGTTGATAATGTTTCTTATATGTTTAGAAAATCAAATGCTAAAACATCTAAAGGGTATAAAATAGAGAAAGAAGCAAATCAATTTGCAGCAGCTATTTTAATGCCTAAAGATTTAATTGAAGATCAAATCAAATCTTTAACTAATGAAGTTATAAGTGACCATGATTTAATTTGTGAACTATCAAAAATATTTAAAGTAAGTCAGATTGCAATGACCTATAGATTAAACAACTTAGGATATTTTTATGATTTTTAA
- a CDS encoding JAB domain-containing protein, translated as MKTNSKVPELLVSYSAHIVSEQEINNSRETYSLIFSHWNLDTIEIFEEVKILLLNKSNKVLGVYDLSKGGMSSSIIDVKIVLSIALKSLASGIIIVHNHPSGNLSPSKADIDITKKLQSACNLMDIKILDHLIISKDNYYSFTDDGLL; from the coding sequence ATGAAAACAAATTCAAAAGTTCCAGAATTACTTGTTTCTTACTCTGCACATATAGTGTCTGAACAAGAAATAAATAATAGCAGAGAAACTTACAGCCTAATTTTCAGTCATTGGAATCTAGATACAATAGAAATATTTGAAGAGGTAAAGATATTATTACTCAATAAATCTAATAAGGTTCTAGGGGTTTATGATTTATCAAAAGGAGGAATGTCATCTAGCATCATAGATGTTAAAATAGTACTTTCTATAGCTCTTAAAAGTCTGGCTAGTGGAATAATTATAGTGCATAATCACCCAAGTGGAAACCTAAGCCCAAGCAAGGCAGATATTGACATTACTAAGAAATTGCAATCTGCTTGTAATTTAATGGATATAAAAATATTGGATCACTTAATTATTTCAAAGGATAATTATTACAGCTTCACGGATGATGGGTTATTGTAA
- a CDS encoding surface-adhesin E family protein has protein sequence MRKILLQFAVILSAYLYSQQGGFQYATTDNKGVDYYFKLEGSNLYGLSQKVWIKYTAESRKIKNKKGKLINSGGGKVLTLFDISCQYNTYQILNTIKYNKNGDVIWSNNIPSSTENVVAGSVMEGIYEAICAKK, from the coding sequence ATGAGAAAAATCCTACTACAATTTGCTGTAATACTTTCAGCATATCTTTACTCACAACAAGGTGGGTTTCAATATGCCACAACAGATAATAAAGGAGTTGATTATTACTTTAAGTTAGAAGGAAGTAATCTTTATGGACTCTCACAAAAAGTTTGGATAAAGTACACTGCTGAATCTAGAAAAATCAAAAATAAAAAGGGAAAATTAATTAATTCTGGAGGAGGCAAAGTATTAACACTCTTTGATATATCTTGTCAATACAATACTTATCAAATTCTAAATACAATTAAGTATAATAAAAATGGAGATGTAATATGGTCAAACAACATACCTTCATCAACTGAAAATGTAGTTGCAGGTTCAGTTATGGAAGGTATTTATGAAGCTATATGTGCTAAGAAATAA
- a CDS encoding helix-turn-helix domain-containing protein: MDKPELQKLVGKKIKELREQEGLTQLQLTVRIVELGGKMDATNISRIESGRTNISLHQLYRIGKALDIPMKNFLDIEDLAIYDI, from the coding sequence ATGGATAAGCCAGAACTTCAAAAGTTAGTAGGTAAAAAGATTAAAGAACTCAGGGAGCAAGAAGGCTTAACTCAACTACAATTAACAGTAAGGATTGTTGAGTTGGGTGGAAAAATGGATGCAACCAATATTTCTCGAATAGAATCTGGAAGAACTAATATTAGCCTCCATCAGCTTTATAGGATAGGTAAGGCATTAGACATCCCAATGAAAAACTTTTTGGATATAGAAGATTTGGCTATTTATGACATATAG
- a CDS encoding glycosyltransferase family 9 protein: MTRILAYRFSAFGDVAMTAPVFREFLEQNPEVEIIMVSRSNFEALFADIPNVIFKGVNLDDYKGFFGLNRLANELIKEFHPDLIANLHDVIRTKILDKIYSTKGFKVFKINKGKEEKEHLTSIWNLNKVQLKKTVERYADVFREMGFQVTLSHQLRPKVLNKSGIGFAPFAQHTGKMLPLEKSYELARILSQKRTVYFFGGGKAETEILEKWETEIPNTRNLAGKLNLTEELNTISQLELMISMDSANMHLASLVGTRCVSVWGQTHPYAGFLGFGQSEEDVVQVKDLTCRPCSVFGDKQCFRGDWACLEELNIQKIVEKI, encoded by the coding sequence GTGACCAGGATTTTAGCATATCGTTTTTCGGCGTTTGGTGATGTTGCAATGACAGCACCGGTGTTCCGGGAGTTTCTGGAACAAAATCCGGAAGTGGAAATCATTATGGTTTCCCGAAGTAATTTTGAAGCTTTATTCGCAGATATTCCGAATGTTATATTTAAAGGTGTGAACCTTGATGATTATAAAGGTTTTTTTGGACTCAACAGACTCGCCAACGAACTCATCAAAGAATTTCATCCCGATCTTATCGCCAACCTTCACGATGTAATCAGAACAAAAATCCTGGATAAAATTTACAGCACTAAAGGATTTAAGGTTTTTAAAATTAATAAAGGAAAAGAAGAAAAAGAGCATTTAACGAGTATCTGGAACCTAAATAAAGTTCAGCTTAAAAAAACAGTGGAACGGTATGCCGATGTTTTTCGTGAAATGGGTTTTCAGGTGACACTTTCTCATCAGCTAAGGCCTAAAGTACTTAATAAATCGGGGATTGGTTTTGCCCCTTTTGCTCAGCATACAGGAAAAATGCTTCCTCTTGAAAAGTCTTACGAATTAGCAAGAATTTTATCTCAAAAACGGACCGTTTATTTTTTCGGAGGCGGAAAAGCGGAAACCGAAATACTGGAAAAATGGGAAACCGAAATCCCCAATACCAGAAATCTTGCAGGTAAATTGAATCTTACAGAAGAACTGAATACAATTTCACAATTAGAATTGATGATCTCTATGGATTCTGCGAATATGCATCTTGCTAGTCTAGTGGGAACACGATGTGTTTCCGTGTGGGGTCAGACACATCCTTACGCCGGATTTTTAGGTTTTGGGCAAAGCGAAGAGGATGTGGTTCAGGTAAAAGATCTTACGTGCAGGCCTTGCTCTGTTTTCGGAGATAAGCAATGTTTCCGTGGCGACTGGGCCTGTCTGGAGGAACTTAATATACAGAAGATTGTTGAGAAAATATAA
- a CDS encoding metallophosphoesterase has translation MGRILITTDNHGNLKAVKQVLERCKFNPNEDLLINLGDVVDRGAESAELVQFYIDLSEECLYKPLFIRGNHDVFCHNWLRGGILKMEWLMQGGKATIESYINTGYINEESHLNFFNEMFDFYIDTKNRGYVHAGFTSPKGLGNERFPKNYYWDRSLWSFANTEHNTFDVEARMEIFNAHEEVFIGHTPTLILNQTVPTKRCNIWNLDTGAGYGEGKLSIMDANTKEIWQSDIIEKLYPNTNESS, from the coding sequence ATGGGAAGAATACTTATTACTACTGACAATCATGGAAACTTAAAAGCTGTAAAACAGGTTTTGGAAAGGTGCAAATTCAATCCAAATGAAGACTTATTAATAAACTTAGGTGATGTAGTTGATAGAGGGGCTGAAAGTGCTGAATTAGTTCAATTCTACATTGATCTTTCAGAAGAATGTCTTTATAAGCCTTTGTTTATAAGGGGAAATCATGATGTGTTCTGCCATAATTGGTTAAGAGGAGGAATCCTTAAAATGGAGTGGCTTATGCAGGGAGGTAAAGCTACTATTGAATCTTACATTAATACAGGATATATTAATGAAGAATCTCATTTAAATTTCTTTAATGAAATGTTTGACTTCTATATTGACACTAAGAATAGAGGTTATGTTCATGCAGGATTCACCTCTCCTAAAGGTTTAGGGAACGAAAGATTTCCTAAGAATTATTATTGGGATAGAAGCCTGTGGTCATTTGCAAACACAGAGCATAATACTTTTGATGTTGAGGCTCGAATGGAAATATTTAATGCTCATGAGGAGGTTTTTATAGGTCATACACCTACACTGATTCTAAATCAGACTGTACCTACTAAAAGATGTAACATTTGGAATCTGGATACAGGTGCAGGATATGGAGAAGGAAAACTTAGTATCATGGATGCGAACACAAAAGAAATTTGGCAAAGTGATATTATAGAAAAGCTATATCCTAATACAAATGAAAGTAGTTAA